The genomic segment CTCGCGGGGGCGGTGGCGCTGCGGCTGGTGCAGAGCCTGCTGCCGGGGGAGCTGCGGGGCCTTCGGGGGGTGGAGCGGCTGCTGCCTGGCGGCGTGAGCGACCTCGACCCCGACTCGCCCTTCGACTTCGGGGCAGAGCTGAGCGAGCTGCGGCGGCTGGCGCGGCGTCACGCCTTCGGGCCGACCACCCAGTCCCTGGTGGACGAGGCGCAGCGGCGCGGCATTCCCTTCCTGCGGCTGGACGAGCACAGCCTGGTGCAGCTCGGCTACGGCAAGTACCAGCAGCAGATTCGCGCGAGCATCACCAGCAAGACGCCCCACATCGCCACGATGACCGCGAGTGCTCTGTACCGGACATCTTGCCTTTAAACTGCGCCTGGCACGTGAAACGGCATGCTCAGCAGCCTGATCAGCCCTGGTAATTCGGGCAGATTCCACCGCAGGGCATTGCACAGCTGCTCTGCGCCGTACCGCACCAGGCTCATGGCCGGGCGGCCATGAGCCTTCACCTTGATCGGGACGTGCGCTTGGAGCCATACGCCCACCCGCAGGCAACTGACCCAGGCCAGGATGACCAGCCCGAACAGCCGTTCTAGTCGGTCTGGTCGAGTGATACCGGTCCGCTCCAGGTCAAACCCGCGCACCTTGAGGCTGGCGAACGTGCACTCCACCGACCAGCGCGCCCGGTACAGGACGCAGGTGTCCCAGACGCTGAAATCCGTGGCGATCGCCACCAGGTCCCCCGCGGGGGACCTGGTGGCCACGACCTGCATCACCTCCCCGTACACGTTGGCCCGCTCGGCGAGGCACCGCACTTCTCCGACCTTCAGATCACCGAACCACGCATCCACACGCAACTCGTCGACCACGGCGTTCTTCCTGATACGGATGGCGCGCTTGATGCCCTTCCGTCTCAGGAACCGGAACCACTCGCCGCCGATGAACTCCCGGTCGGCGACGAGGCCCTTCCAGCGGCCCGCTGGAAGGGCCTTCAGGAGTCGTGAGACCAGCTGGATCCGCCGGACCGTGCTGCTGTTGCCGTCGTGATCCAGGGCAGTCCAGACGAGTGGCACCGTGTAGCCGTGCAGGAC from the Deinococcus sp. NW-56 genome contains:
- a CDS encoding IS4 family transposase, whose translation is MVTARSVNQSDLCAHLPGVSSLDAKRRRVERGYRDPQLTESVFLVFLLALLPPGKLLLSMDRTTWERGESPLNLLVLGVVLHGYTVPLVWTALDHDGNSSTVRRIQLVSRLLKALPAGRWKGLVADREFIGGEWFRFLRRKGIKRAIRIRKNAVVDELRVDAWFGDLKVGEVRCLAERANVYGEVMQVVATRSPAGDLVAIATDFSVWDTCVLYRARWSVECTFASLKVRGFDLERTGITRPDRLERLFGLVILAWVSCLRVGVWLQAHVPIKVKAHGRPAMSLVRYGAEQLCNALRWNLPELPGLIRLLSMPFHVPGAV